A single window of Pseudarthrobacter psychrotolerans DNA harbors:
- a CDS encoding oxygenase MpaB family protein, whose translation MYSDYARIGTVLQLPADLWPADRAAFRTYWDASLRTLELDAVTTAVARDLLYPPAGPLWLRMSMPLIRFITAGLLPDHLRAGFGLQWSDRHSRLFDRTTRWSAVVYPRLPRPVRHFVKNYCLGRLRAS comes from the coding sequence ATGTACAGCGACTACGCAAGAATCGGCACCGTTCTGCAACTGCCGGCGGACCTGTGGCCGGCCGACCGCGCAGCCTTCAGGACTTACTGGGACGCGTCCCTTCGGACACTGGAGCTGGACGCCGTCACCACCGCCGTCGCCCGCGACCTCCTGTACCCGCCGGCCGGGCCGCTCTGGCTGCGGATGAGCATGCCACTGATCCGGTTCATCACCGCCGGCCTGCTGCCGGACCACTTGCGCGCCGGCTTCGGGCTGCAGTGGAGCGACCGCCACAGCCGCCTGTTCGACCGCACCACCCGGTGGTCCGCCGTGGTCTACCCGCGGCTCCCGCGGCCGGTCCGGCACTTCGTCAAGAACTACTGCCTCGGCCGGCTCCGCGCCTCGTAG
- a CDS encoding XRE family transcriptional regulator: MKMVRKSFRKGNDRLDAILGKPGLSERVAEIRAASDREDRIYALNLATIRKAAELTQDELAARLGIDQSVVSKTERREDMLLSTLMDYLSAAGVEDAKMVVHVNGREIELDLRSLQQQAKL, translated from the coding sequence ATGAAGATGGTCCGGAAATCATTCAGGAAGGGAAATGACCGCCTTGACGCGATCCTGGGAAAGCCAGGCCTATCCGAGCGCGTTGCCGAAATTCGGGCGGCATCAGACCGGGAAGACCGCATCTACGCCTTGAACCTGGCAACCATTCGCAAGGCAGCTGAACTCACCCAGGATGAGCTGGCAGCACGCCTTGGAATAGACCAGAGCGTGGTGTCTAAGACGGAGCGCCGCGAAGACATGCTGCTGTCAACGCTGATGGACTACCTGTCCGCGGCGGGAGTCGAGGACGCAAAGATGGTGGTCCATGTCAATGGCCGAGAAATCGAGCTAGACCTCCGCAGCCTTCAGCAACAGGCGAAGCTCTAG
- a CDS encoding GNAT family N-acetyltransferase encodes MPDGARLDGAVGVTPEFARFLYGLVGGPWHWTDRLEWTRQQWAEELAVPGTEFRVLYGEGVPWGYVHLQPVVADGGTHVEIRYFGLSEQAIGRGLGGRLLEHAITAAWSLTERVDLPQVARVWVHTCTLDGPAALANYQSRGFVPCGSEEADTEVADEPLGSWVATGGRRAVA; translated from the coding sequence TTGCCGGATGGGGCACGCCTGGACGGGGCTGTTGGGGTCACGCCGGAGTTCGCCCGCTTCCTCTATGGCCTGGTCGGCGGGCCGTGGCACTGGACGGATCGGCTCGAGTGGACACGGCAGCAGTGGGCCGAGGAACTCGCGGTGCCGGGTACGGAATTCCGGGTCCTCTATGGCGAGGGCGTGCCCTGGGGCTATGTCCACCTTCAGCCCGTCGTCGCCGACGGCGGCACGCACGTAGAGATCAGGTACTTCGGCCTTTCGGAGCAGGCGATCGGCCGGGGCCTCGGCGGCCGGCTGCTGGAACACGCCATCACCGCGGCTTGGTCGCTGACAGAACGCGTCGACCTCCCGCAGGTGGCCCGTGTCTGGGTCCACACCTGCACCCTCGACGGTCCCGCAGCGCTGGCGAACTACCAGTCACGCGGCTTCGTGCCTTGCGGGAGCGAGGAAGCGGACACAGAAGTGGCGGACGAACCGCTGGGTTCGTGGGTGGCCACCGGCGGAAGACGAGCGGTCGCGTAG